Below is a window of bacterium DNA.
GTCGTTGACGACCATTACGGGGAAGTCCTCGACCACTAGGCGGTGAATTGCCTCCGCGCCGAGGTCGGGGAACGCGACGACCTGGGCTTCGCGGACACGTTCGCCGAGCAGCGCCGCGGTCCCCTCGACGGCGCCGAAGTAAACTGCCTGGAACCTCTTGATGGCCTCGCGGACCTCTTGGGAGCGCCGGCCCTTGCCGATCATGCCGCGGATCCCATAAGCGATCAGCGCGGGCGTATAGGCGTCCATCCGGGAGGCCGTCGTAGGCCCTGCCGACCCGATGGGCCGTCCGGGCCGGGCGGGCGTGGGACCACAGTAATAGATGACCTGATCCCGGAGGTCCACCGGGAGCGCCTTCCCGTTCTCGAGCAGCCGAGCCAGCCGCTCGTGCGCTGCGTCGCGCGCGGTATAGACCACCCCCGAGAGAAGCACTTCGTCGCCAGCACGGAGGCGTGCCGCATCGGTTGCCCCGAATGGCGTACGGAGAACGATGGGCGTCACAACACCACGCGACCTGAACGATGGGAGTGACAGTCGAGATTTATCGCGACGGGCAGGCTGGCAATGTGCGTGGGATGGACCTCGACGTGGACGGCGAGCGCGGTGACCCGCCCGCCGAATCCCGCCGGGCCGATCCCGAGGTCGTTGATTCGGCGAAGGAGGTCGGCCTCCAGTTCGGCGAGGCTCGGCTCGGGATGGGGCTGTCCCACCGTTCTCAGGAGCGCGCGCTTGCTCAAGAGGGCGGCCCGCTCGAATGTCCCGCCAAGTCCAACGCCCACGATCAGCGGCGGGCTCGGATTGGGGCCCGCCTCGGAAATGCACCGAGTCACGAACTCCG
It encodes the following:
- a CDS encoding FumA C-terminus/TtdB family hydratase beta subunit — translated: MTPIVLRTPFGATDAARLRAGDEVLLSGVVYTARDAAHERLARLLENGKALPVDLRDQVIYYCGPTPARPGRPIGSAGPTTASRMDAYTPALIAYGIRGMIGKGRRSQEVREAIKRFQAVYFGAVEGTAALLGERVREAQVVAFPDLGAEAIHRLVVEDFPVMVVND